The Equus caballus isolate H_3958 breed thoroughbred chromosome 13, TB-T2T, whole genome shotgun sequence genome includes a window with the following:
- the IFT22 gene encoding intraflagellar transport protein 22 homolog isoform X1 — MLKAKILFVGPSESGKTVLANFLTESSDITEYNPTQGVRILEFENLHVTSNNKGAGCEFELWDCGGDPKFESCWPALMKDAHGVVIVFNADMPSHLKELEMWYSCFVQQQLLQDTQCLLIAHHKPGSGSDRGSLSLSPPLNRLRLVHSNLEDDPEEIRLEFIKYLKSVVSSVSESRDREEMSIMT, encoded by the exons ATGCTCAAGGCCAAGATCCTCTTCGTGGGGCCCTCGGAG AGTGGAAAAACCGTTTTGGCCAACTTCCTGACAGAATCCTCTGACATCACCGAATACAACCCAACCCAAGGAGTGAG GATCCTGGAATTTGAGAACCTGCACGTGACCAGCAACAACAAAGGCGCGGGCTGTGAATTTGAGCTCTGGGATTGTGGTGGCGACCCCAA GTTTGAGTCTTGCTGGCCAGCCCTGATGAAGGATGCGCACGGCGTGGTGATCGTCTTCAATGCCGACATGCCGAGCCACCTGAAGGAGCTCGAGATGTGGTACTCCTGCTTCGTCCAGCAGCAGCTCTTACAGGACACGCAGTGTCTCTTAATTGCGCACCACAAACCAGGCTCTGGGAGTGACAGAGGAAGCCTGTCCCTGT CGCCGCCCTTGAACAGGCTGAGGCTGGTGCACTCGAACCTCGAGGATGACCCCGAGGAGATCCGGCTGGAATTCATCAAGTACTTAAAGAGCGTAGTCAGCTCGGTGTCTGAGAGCCGCGATCGGGAGGAGATGTCAATCATGACCTAA
- the IFT22 gene encoding intraflagellar transport protein 22 homolog isoform X2 yields the protein MKDAHGVVIVFNADMPSHLKELEMWYSCFVQQQLLQDTQCLLIAHHKPGSGSDRGSLSLSPPLNRLRLVHSNLEDDPEEIRLEFIKYLKSVVSSVSESRDREEMSIMT from the exons ATGAAGGATGCGCACGGCGTGGTGATCGTCTTCAATGCCGACATGCCGAGCCACCTGAAGGAGCTCGAGATGTGGTACTCCTGCTTCGTCCAGCAGCAGCTCTTACAGGACACGCAGTGTCTCTTAATTGCGCACCACAAACCAGGCTCTGGGAGTGACAGAGGAAGCCTGTCCCTGT CGCCGCCCTTGAACAGGCTGAGGCTGGTGCACTCGAACCTCGAGGATGACCCCGAGGAGATCCGGCTGGAATTCATCAAGTACTTAAAGAGCGTAGTCAGCTCGGTGTCTGAGAGCCGCGATCGGGAGGAGATGTCAATCATGACCTAA